One Pyrus communis chromosome 4, drPyrComm1.1, whole genome shotgun sequence genomic region harbors:
- the LOC137730564 gene encoding protein NUCLEAR FUSION DEFECTIVE 4-like produces MRPRRETERRKSHNTSSSKTQQQRQPWWSLQRNGGAAAGGVGIVTSNIFKEILMAGQSRKWMILVATIWIQAFTGTNFDFSSYSSSLKLVLGISQVQLNYLATASDLGKVLGWSSGLALMYFPLWVVLFMSAFMGFIGYGMQWLVIRQIVCLPYFLIFLLCLLAGCSICWFNTVCFVLCIRNFPANQPLAISLTISFNGVSAALYNLAVSAIDSSSTSLFLILNAVIPLLTSAAALMPILRQPNLDPLPPDGVRRDSLIFLLLNILAVLTGVYLLLFGSTSFDTATARLFLGGAIFLLIFPLCIPGIVYARDWFRRSLHSSIRLEGSGFVLVDVEDLELHKELLSRDNSMNYGNASVGHLFNNNERPPSTLSFRHKSGYQSTAGCCAAIVGKGQLAMLGEDHTAGALVRRFDFWLYYVAYFCGGTIGLVYSNNLGQIAQSLGQSSKTTTLVTLYSSFSFFGRLLSAAPDYIRAKFYFARTGWLTIALLPTPVAFLLLASSSSSFALHTGTALIGLSSGFIFAAAVSITSELFGPNSVGVNHNILITNIPIGSLVYGLLAAIVYDSNVRSNINILRTDSIVCMGRDCYFLTFVGWIAYLFLG; encoded by the exons ATGAGGCCACGCAGGGAGACTGAGAGACGCAAATCACACAACACCAGCAGCAGCAAGACACAACAGCAACGACAACCGTGGTGGTCTTTGCAGCGGAACGGAGGCGCTGCCGCTGGTGGCGTTGGTATTGTAACATCAAATATTTTTAAGGAAATTTTGATGGCGGGGCAGTCGAGAAAATGGATGATTCTGGTGGCCACAATATGGATTCAGGCGTTTACAGGGACGAACTTCGATTTCTCGTCGTATTCGTCGTCGTTGAAGTTGGTGCTGGGAATCTCGCAGGTGCAGTTGAATTACCTGGCGACGGCGTCTGACCTTGGGAAGGTGTTGGGGTGGTCGTCGGGGCTAGCTCTCATGTATTTTCCTCTGTGGGTGGTGCTGTTCATGTCCGCCTTCATGGGATTTATCGGTTACGGCATGCAGTGGCTCGTCATTCGCCAAATCGTCTGCTTGCCTTATTTCCTG atatttcttctttgtttgttggCTGGATGTAGCATCTGTTGGTTCAACACCGTATGCTTCGTTCTTTGCATTCGGAACTTCCCTGCTAATCAACCCTTAGCAATATCACTCACAATAAGCTTCAATGGTGTAAGTGCAGCCTTATACAACCTTGCAGTCAGTGCAATTGACTCATCGTCTACTTCTTTATTTCTAATTTTGAATGCTGTCATTCCCCTTCTCACCTCAGCCGCTGCATTGATGCCTATTCTCCGCCAACCCAATCTAGACCCTCTCCCACCTGATGGAGTTCGCCGTGACTCCCTCATCTTTCTCCTTTTGAATATTTTAGCTGTTCTAACTGGTGTTTACCTTCTTCTCTTTGGTTCAACCTCATTTGATACAGCAACAGCTCGTCTCTTCTTAGGCGGTGCCATTTTCCTACTCATTTTTCCTCTGTGTATACCTGGCATTGTCTATGCTAGAGATTGGTTTCGCCGTTCCCTTCATTCTAGCATCCGCCTTGAAGGCTCGGGCTTCGTTCTTGTTGATGTTGAAGATCTTGAGCTTCACAAAGAGCTCCTTTCGCGTGATAACAGTATGAATTACGGGAATGCATCTGTTGGTCACCTCTTCAACAACAATGAAAGACCTCCTTCAACTTTGTCATTTAGACATAAGAGCGGATATCAGAGCACCGCAGGCTGTTGTGCGGCAATTGTGGGCAAGGGTCAGTTGGCAATGCTTGGGGAAGACCACACAGCAGGAGCACTTGTACGAAGGTTCGATTTTTGGCTATACTACGTCGCATATTTTTGTGGAGGTACTATTGGTCTTGTGTACAGCAACAATCTGGGGCAGATAGCTCAATCATTAGGACAGAGCTCCAAGACTACAACACTAGTCACACTTTATTCATCATTTTCATTCTTCGGCCGGTTGCTTTCGGCTGCACCAGACTACATACGTGC GAAGTTTTATTTTGCTAGGACAGGATGGCTGACAATTGCACTTTTGCCAACCCCAGTGGCCTTCTTGTTGCTTGCTTCATCAAGCAGTAGCTTCGCTTTGCACACAGGCACTGCATTAATAGGATTGAGCTCCGGATTCATTTTCGCAGCTGCTGTTTCCATCACATCGGAGTTGTTCGGGCCCAACAGCGTAGGTGTTAACCACAACATTCTTATTACAAACATACCAATTGGTTCGCTCGTCTATGGCCTTCTTGCAGCGATTGTTTATGATTCAAATGTGAGGTCTAACATAAACATCTTAAGGACTGATTCGATTGTGTGCATGGGGAGGGACTGCTACTTCTTAACCTTTGTGGGGTGGATTGCATATCTGTTCTTGGGCTAG